A genomic segment from Candidatus Binatia bacterium encodes:
- the groES gene encoding co-chaperone GroES, translating into MAVKIRPLHDRILVKRITEEEKTKGGIIIPDTAKEKPQEGKVVAVGPGRMEDGKTIPVSVKPGDRILFGKYAGTEIKLDGEEHLILREDDVLGVIEG; encoded by the coding sequence ATGGCAGTGAAGATTCGTCCACTACACGACCGTATTTTGGTGAAGCGGATCACGGAAGAGGAAAAGACCAAGGGCGGAATTATCATCCCGGATACCGCCAAAGAGAAGCCGCAGGAGGGAAAGGTAGTGGCGGTAGGCCCTGGCCGGATGGAGGACGGGAAGACGATCCCCGTGAGCGTCAAGCCAGGGGATCGGATCCTCTTCGGGAAGTACGCGGGAACGGAAATCAAGCTGGATGGTGAAGAGCACCTCATCCTTCGGGAGGACGACGTGCTCGGCGTTATCGAGGGATAA